The Glycine soja cultivar W05 chromosome 19, ASM419377v2, whole genome shotgun sequence genomic sequence ACCTTCACAGCAGGTAAAATCTGCCTAACGGTATTATTAAGCTATTTAGCACAAAGCCACACTTTCTCACACACAAAGTAACAAATGCAACAGCATCCATTAACTGATTGGGGTGGGAAGCATGTGAAACAGCTGATACATTCAATGCCTTTGGTTGCACAGTGGCGGAGCTTGAACTAAAATTTTGGGGagccaaaataaattttaatgcatATCTTTAATATGCAATATCATATTAAGTTGCAAAATAAATACAaacttgagaaaaaaattatcaattacataaaaaatgataaattgtttacataataattacaaataaaaatagataaaatctaTAATCATGTACTTGAAAATGCATAaaatttgatagaaaaaaacattataggCTAAGCATTACATATTTTAGAAGGAAAGATTATTTTATCAAAGCATAGGCTGCACAACAATAACATCAAGGTGAAAAACGAGAGCaataacaatgattaaaaaagTTAGTGGATCACTGGATTTatatcaaaacagaaaaataagccAATAACATAAttgagataatatatatatatatatataataactaaagaAAACGAAAACACATATATACTTATGAAGATAAATTGtgcaaatatgaaaaacaagTCTATTGATATTGTTGAAACTAAGCTACAAGTTAGGTGTTCcgagaataaaaaatgagaaagaaagagaagcaACTACCCTGTAAGTTTGTGTTAAGAAAAAAGTATCAGAAATTCATGAAAATGTTGAAACTATAATTGACCGAAAGAGAACCAACAGATGGGCTTTTGATTTTCGTTGAAAACAAGGAACTTTTGTCCTAAATTGTAAGTTAATCGAgttaaggtaaaagaaactaagtattagaaataattaaattttgtattaatcatattattatgGACATACACGTTTATGATTTAGAAAAacattgggggggggggggggggggggggtcatGGCTCCCCCCTGTCCCTATATAGCTCCACCAATGGTTGCACAGATGCATGCTTCAGTTGAAAAGCTATATTACTGTTTTATGTTTTAcaatgttaaatttaatttctcaaatgttTCCTAGCAGGGTTAGCACATCAAATAAGATCATTTTAATCATCCTAATTATGTTGGAAATGGCTGAATCTATGGAAATCCCACAAAACTAATCAAATTGAAcactatgaaaaaaatatcactaAATAACCTAGAAAGTGGCAAATGTCTCCTCCAATTAGCCAGTCACCTAATCTCAAGCACAACCACCTCATCTTGGTTTTATGTAATCATGACAAGTGCTTATTTCAAGTATCACTGTTTGAAAGTTTCAGAAACAAATTCTCAGCCAGATACAAAGCCAATAGGAGTGTACAAAAATGCCAAACCAATATGAAGATTGATACTCAGAAATATCAACATTTGTGTGAAAGGGTGTATATCAAAAGATATCTCTGTCAAAAGTCACAAGCATTAGAAGATATGTACCTACTGATGTCAAGCAAGCAGTAGTAATACCTAATTATCTTCCTACCTTTACACCAGCTGGGGAGTTTCCAGGCTTAGCAGTGGTTGTACTTCCAAAATTGAGCTTTGCTTTTTTATCAGCTGGCTTTAATATTTGGAAAGAGCACATTAGTGTCTCATCAACACTCATCATAGCACCAGCATTGTCAAATTCCCCACAATAATTAGGTGCTGAAAATATTGTTACAAGTTGTCGATTAGCAAAGAACTCATATCCATCTTCCACAACCTGGTAAAAGAaggccaaaaaaaataaattattttcaatagcATAGTTGATTGACACCTACTATCCCCCGATCTAAACATAAAGGCATGTACGGTACAAAGAATCAAATACTAAAGCTAATGCATTACATTGGAAAATGTTAAGTCTCAATGCATAAAATTGGGGGTCACATTTACATGGCAAAAAGCAATTCCCagtttaatgaaattaaagttGTAATAATGCCAACAGATAGATTAAAATTGCtggggaaaaaaaatacatttcacAGTCATTTTGTCATAGAAATAGGTATACAAACTCAATCCCAAAGATCTGGTCACACATTAAGCACCAAAGGCAGGAGTTTAACCTGATGAGCACGACAAATAAGATCAAGATCATGTTTCTGAAGAAACTCTGAGACCTTATCAGCACCAAATGTAAATGAAACTCCTCTGTCATTCATTCCCCATCCTTGAACATCTCTGCTCGGGTCAGACCAAAGGAGATCACAAAGCAAACCTGTATCAGGAACATCTGTGGGCCGCTGTAAATTTCTAATCTGATCCAAATTATTTAAGTCGGGAGAAAGTCCTCCATGCATACACAAAATCTTTTCATCAACACGGGCTGCCACAGGCAGGCAATTGAAGCAGTCTGTAAATGTCTTCCATAACCTTACATTGAACCTTCTCTTGCACTCATCATAAAATCCATATATCCGGTTTATAGAAGCACATTCATGGTTTCCCCTTAACAGGAAAAAGTTCTcaggatattttattttataagcaaGGAGAAGGCAAATTGTTTCTAAACTTTGCTTCCCTCGATCCACATAATCCCCCAAAAACAAGTAGTTGGCTTCTGGAGGTAATCCACCATACtcaaaaagccttaaaagatcaGAATATTGCCCATGTACATCACCTGAAACATCAATACAAGGATATGAAAAACAAACCCCTAAAACACAATATTTTTCTTGTGTACAAC encodes the following:
- the LOC114400046 gene encoding serine/threonine-protein phosphatase PP1-like isoform X2, whose product is MEQSVLDDIINRLLEVRTRPGKQVQLSESEIRQLCVVSREIFLQQPNLLELEAPIKICGDVHGQYSDLLRLFEYGGLPPEANYLFLGDYVDRGKQSLETICLLLAYKIKYPENFFLLRGNHECASINRIYGFYDECKRRFNVRLWKTFTDCFNCLPVAARVDEKILCMHGGLSPDLNNLDQIRNLQRPTDVPDTGLLCDLLWSDPSRDVQGWGMNDRGVSFTFGADKVSEFLQKHDLDLICRAHQVVEDGYEFFANRQLVTIFSAPNYCGEFDNAGAMMSVDETLMCSFQILKPADKKAKLNFGSTTTAKPGNSPAGVKVGR
- the LOC114400046 gene encoding serine/threonine-protein phosphatase PP1-like isoform X1: MEQSVLDDIINRLLEVRTRPGKQVQLSESEIRQLCVVSREIFLQQPNLLELEAPIKICGDVHGQYSDLLRLFEYGGLPPEANYLFLGDYVDRGKQSLETICLLLAYKIKYPENFFLLRGNHECASINRIYGFYDECKRRFNVRLWKTFTDCFNCLPVAARVDEKILCMHGGLSPDLNNLDQIRNLQRPTDVPDTGLLCDLLWSDPSRDVQGWGMNDRGVSFTFGADKVSEFLQKHDLDLICRAHQVVEDGYEFFANRQLVTIFSAPNYCGEFDNAGAMMSVDETLMCSFQILKPADKKAKLNFGSTTTAKPGNSPAGVKCFLGAKV